A DNA window from Paraburkholderia sp. IMGN_8 contains the following coding sequences:
- a CDS encoding SAM-dependent methyltransferase, protein MPAAPLLALSLLSATALGYEILMMRLFSIIQWHHFAYMTISVALLGYGAAGAMVALAQRWLAPRFAAVFAGGAVLFGVSAVVSFALAQRVAFDPLEILWDPQQPLRLLLIYLLLFVPFFCAATSVCLTFTRFTDQIPRIYSFDIVGAGSGSLAIIVALFALAPPDALRLVGGAGLAAAALACIECRWHRHWLPVLLLGAAAMGAASLPRDWLALRPSEYKELSQTLRVKGARVVAESSSPLGLITVVESPLIPFRYAPGLSLNATMEPPPQLGVFTDGDGFSVINRYDGRREPLGYLDYLTSALPYHLLERPRVLVLGSGAGADVLQALYHQASAIDAVELNPQVIDAVQGRFADFSGKPYSAPNVRVFTGEARSFVAGRGVRYDLIQVALLDSFSTSSAGLHALSESYLYTVQAFQDYLRHLSPGGMLAITRWVTLPPRDILKLFATGMLAMEDVGVAQPSRRLVLIRGWKTTTLLVKNGDFTGAEIVALRSFCRARSFDVGYYPGMQASEANRYNVLEKPYFFEAAQALLGPDRDKFWARYKFDVRPATDDRPYFSHFFKWRSLPELLALKEQGGLPLLEWGYPVLIATLLQATLAAVILILFPLWMIRRRQRVANSPTPSTTTLVGDATASAALSGRRIAIYFLAIGFAFMFVEIAFIQKFILFLSHPLYAVAVVLCAFLSFAGLGSRYSQRLQGGEANLLSRAPGSRWNRGRRSLLARAVFAISLIALIYLAILPILFRSLMSLPDPARIAISALLVAPLAFAMGMPFPLGLRRVATRTEALVPWAWGVNACASVVAAVLATVLAIHLGFTVVVVIALLLYVAAAAVYP, encoded by the coding sequence ATGCCCGCTGCGCCTTTACTCGCCCTCTCCCTGCTCTCGGCCACCGCGCTCGGCTACGAGATCCTGATGATGCGCCTGTTTTCCATCATCCAATGGCACCACTTCGCCTATATGACGATCAGTGTCGCCCTGCTGGGATACGGTGCAGCCGGTGCGATGGTGGCATTGGCGCAGCGTTGGCTGGCGCCCAGGTTTGCAGCCGTGTTCGCTGGCGGCGCCGTTCTGTTCGGCGTTTCTGCAGTCGTCTCTTTCGCGCTCGCCCAGCGCGTCGCATTCGACCCCTTGGAGATTCTGTGGGATCCGCAGCAGCCGCTGCGCCTGCTCCTGATTTATCTGCTCCTGTTCGTCCCTTTCTTTTGTGCTGCGACCAGCGTCTGTCTCACCTTCACGCGGTTCACTGATCAGATTCCCCGCATTTACAGCTTCGATATTGTGGGAGCCGGATCGGGCAGTCTCGCCATTATCGTTGCGCTATTTGCCCTTGCTCCGCCGGATGCACTCCGGCTTGTGGGCGGTGCGGGCCTGGCGGCAGCGGCGCTGGCATGCATCGAGTGCCGCTGGCATCGACACTGGTTGCCGGTGCTGTTGCTGGGAGCCGCAGCCATGGGTGCGGCCAGCTTGCCACGCGACTGGCTCGCGCTACGGCCCTCCGAGTACAAGGAACTGAGCCAGACCCTGCGTGTCAAGGGCGCACGCGTGGTCGCTGAAAGCTCGAGCCCATTGGGTCTTATCACAGTAGTGGAAAGCCCTTTAATTCCTTTCCGCTACGCACCGGGGCTAAGCCTCAACGCGACCATGGAGCCGCCACCTCAGCTAGGCGTGTTTACCGATGGTGACGGGTTCTCTGTGATCAATCGCTATGACGGGCGGCGCGAGCCGCTCGGTTATCTGGACTACCTCACCTCCGCGCTTCCCTACCACTTGCTGGAGCGCCCCAGAGTCCTGGTACTTGGCAGCGGCGCCGGGGCCGATGTGTTGCAGGCGCTTTACCACCAGGCGAGCGCAATCGACGCGGTAGAGCTGAATCCGCAGGTGATCGACGCGGTGCAAGGCCGCTTTGCCGACTTCTCCGGCAAGCCTTACAGCGCGCCCAACGTTCGCGTCTTTACCGGCGAAGCGCGCAGCTTCGTTGCTGGGCGTGGCGTGCGTTACGACCTCATCCAGGTCGCACTGCTGGATTCGTTCAGCACCTCGTCGGCCGGTCTTCACGCGCTTTCCGAGAGCTATTTGTACACGGTGCAAGCGTTCCAGGACTATCTTCGCCATCTCAGCCCTGGCGGCATGCTGGCGATTACGCGCTGGGTCACGCTGCCGCCACGCGACATCCTGAAATTGTTTGCGACAGGAATGCTGGCCATGGAGGACGTCGGCGTGGCGCAACCCTCCCGCCGGCTCGTGTTGATCCGCGGCTGGAAGACGACGACGCTGCTGGTCAAGAACGGGGATTTCACTGGTGCGGAAATCGTCGCGCTGCGGAGTTTCTGCCGTGCACGCTCGTTCGACGTCGGATACTACCCCGGCATGCAGGCCTCGGAAGCGAACCGCTACAACGTGCTTGAAAAGCCATACTTCTTCGAAGCCGCGCAAGCCTTGCTGGGCCCCGATCGCGACAAGTTCTGGGCCCGCTACAAGTTCGATGTTCGACCCGCCACGGACGACAGACCGTACTTCTCTCACTTCTTCAAATGGCGTTCGCTGCCCGAGCTCCTCGCCTTGAAGGAGCAAGGCGGCCTGCCTTTGCTGGAATGGGGCTACCCGGTGCTGATCGCGACCCTGCTTCAGGCCACATTGGCGGCTGTGATATTGATCCTCTTTCCGCTCTGGATGATAAGGCGCCGCCAACGCGTGGCTAACAGCCCGACACCGTCGACGACAACCCTTGTCGGTGACGCCACTGCATCAGCAGCCTTATCCGGGCGGAGAATTGCCATCTATTTCCTCGCGATTGGCTTCGCCTTCATGTTCGTCGAAATCGCGTTCATCCAAAAGTTCATTCTCTTCTTGAGTCACCCGCTCTATGCTGTCGCGGTGGTGCTATGTGCGTTCCTTTCGTTTGCCGGACTGGGAAGCCGATATTCACAGCGCCTGCAAGGGGGCGAAGCGAATCTCCTCAGCCGCGCGCCAGGGTCGCGCTGGAATAGAGGTCGCCGGTCCCTGCTGGCACGAGCCGTCTTCGCGATCTCCCTTATCGCCCTGATCTACCTGGCCATCCTCCCCATCCTGTTCCGGTCACTGATGTCCCTACCCGATCCAGCCAGGATCGCCATCTCCGCGCTGCTCGTCGCACCACTCGCGTTTGCGATGGGAATGCCCTTCCCACTGGGACTCAGGCGCGTTGCCACCCGCACCGAGGCGCTCGTTCCCTGGGCGTGGGGCGTCAACGCTTGTGCTTCCGTAGTGGCCGCGGTTCTGGCAACGGTGTTGGCGATCCATCTTGGGTTTACCGTCGTGGTAGTGATAGCGCTCCTGCTATATGTCGCGGCGGCGGCCGTTTATCCCTAA
- a CDS encoding protein-L-isoaspartate(D-aspartate) O-methyltransferase: MVKPITLWLRILIPAIALAWLYSAVHADDDFAPRRASMVKDIAALTADTGTEIGRHAIDARVMAAMEQVPRHKFVPPEQEHNAYENRPLPIGYGQTISQPYIVALMTDLLRVKPTDVVLEVGTGSGYQAAILASLARAVYTIEIVEPLGMQAQERLQRLAYKRVETRIGDGYYGWEAHAPYDAIVVTAAVSHVPPPLVRQLRPGGRMVIPVGAQFLTQYLLLIEKSDDGTVSTRQILPVRFVPLVGH, translated from the coding sequence ATTGTGAAGCCAATTACGCTCTGGCTGCGCATCCTGATTCCGGCAATCGCGTTGGCGTGGCTGTATTCCGCTGTTCACGCCGACGACGATTTTGCGCCACGGCGCGCGAGCATGGTCAAGGATATCGCTGCACTGACTGCTGACACCGGCACCGAAATCGGCAGGCATGCCATCGATGCGCGTGTCATGGCGGCCATGGAACAAGTGCCTCGCCATAAGTTTGTTCCGCCTGAGCAGGAGCACAACGCATACGAGAACAGGCCGCTTCCCATCGGCTATGGCCAGACGATCTCGCAGCCTTACATTGTTGCCCTGATGACCGACCTGTTGAGGGTCAAGCCCACTGATGTCGTGCTCGAGGTCGGCACCGGCTCCGGCTACCAGGCGGCGATCCTGGCCAGTCTGGCACGAGCGGTATATACGATCGAGATCGTCGAACCCTTGGGAATGCAGGCGCAGGAGCGTCTGCAGCGGCTCGCGTACAAGCGAGTGGAAACCAGGATTGGCGACGGCTATTACGGGTGGGAAGCCCACGCGCCCTACGACGCCATTGTCGTCACCGCCGCTGTCAGCCATGTCCCTCCCCCCCTCGTGCGGCAATTGAGGCCGGGCGGCAGGATGGTTATTCCGGTGGGCGCGCAGTTTCTGACCCAGTACCTGCTGCTGATCGAAAAATCGGATGACGGAACGGTTTCCACCAGACAGATCTTACCCGTCAGATTTGTGCCGCTGGTCGGGCATTGA
- a CDS encoding SMP-30/gluconolactonase/LRE family protein — MVRKRIHAACLGVLIAIIAPACQAQNTTDWLANSYGTLATHVGNTARSMWVAPEGVIYTASMWDEYEGGVAIYQNGRSAGSIGIHGEFQGSAITGNATSIFAALQSSRSYGSGAVGRYNRTTRTRDLFIQVSALSNQPRVDVITGLATAGSLLYASDFYGDRVRIFTTDGVWKRDINISDPGALALDGAGNVWVAQKSAGTIVEFSPTGALLNTIRMPSGSQPSALYFDASSAQLMVGDEGPDMNIKRYKLSGTPTPAGTFGIQGGYLDTTTGIKGQVGAKRFTRITGIGKDTAGNLYVLNNPWGGSWDLGRDGGTDIHSYDNSGHLRWTLQSLNFEGVAAPDPATDGALFYGGTNIYTGSAGGTFVANTVDPFTYPSDPRVNINDRARDEHFGQLVTVGANRILVASSQDPDTFYFFHFNAANGYIAIPDAALPGTAFNTSAPVRDGFCIDSKGGVWAGLARTGYIYHYPLTGFDASGKPTWGPGIPIRVPNSIQPLTRIVYLADSDTMILGQGIVGSTDWTSIGTRIEVYHGWSAGNTTSPNPVINLTHAGAKSIDAAGNYLFVGYWFSSSGQARPNIDAFNLVTGNLDATLVNTSNGTVDASSALDSMYGIRAYLRSTGEYVVTKNNVKGSSITVYRWTP; from the coding sequence ATGGTCAGGAAACGAATTCATGCTGCATGCCTTGGTGTACTGATCGCGATAATTGCGCCGGCCTGTCAGGCGCAAAACACCACCGACTGGCTGGCGAACTCCTATGGCACCCTCGCCACCCACGTGGGTAACACCGCGCGTTCCATGTGGGTCGCGCCCGAAGGCGTCATCTATACGGCCTCCATGTGGGACGAGTACGAGGGCGGCGTCGCAATCTACCAGAACGGCCGCAGCGCCGGCTCCATCGGCATTCACGGCGAGTTTCAGGGCAGCGCCATTACAGGTAACGCCACTTCGATTTTCGCGGCGCTACAGTCCAGCAGGTCGTACGGAAGCGGCGCGGTGGGGCGATACAACCGCACCACCAGGACCCGCGATCTTTTCATTCAGGTCAGCGCGTTAAGCAACCAGCCTCGGGTCGACGTCATCACCGGACTCGCCACGGCGGGCTCGCTCCTTTATGCGAGCGACTTCTATGGCGATCGCGTCCGGATCTTCACCACCGACGGTGTCTGGAAGCGGGACATCAACATCTCGGACCCGGGCGCGCTCGCCCTGGATGGCGCAGGCAACGTCTGGGTCGCACAGAAGAGTGCGGGCACGATCGTCGAATTCAGCCCAACCGGCGCCCTGCTGAACACCATCCGAATGCCCAGCGGGTCGCAGCCGTCGGCGCTCTATTTCGATGCGTCGTCGGCGCAGCTCATGGTCGGGGACGAGGGCCCCGACATGAACATCAAGCGCTACAAGCTCTCGGGCACGCCGACGCCGGCCGGCACATTCGGCATTCAGGGCGGTTATCTCGACACCACGACGGGAATCAAAGGCCAGGTCGGCGCGAAGCGCTTTACCCGCATCACTGGCATCGGCAAGGACACCGCCGGCAACCTCTATGTGCTCAACAACCCGTGGGGCGGAAGCTGGGACCTCGGCCGCGACGGCGGCACCGACATTCACTCCTACGACAACTCCGGCCATCTGCGATGGACGCTTCAGTCCCTCAACTTCGAGGGCGTCGCTGCCCCGGACCCGGCCACGGATGGCGCCTTGTTCTATGGCGGCACCAACATCTACACCGGCAGCGCTGGAGGCACCTTCGTCGCGAACACCGTCGATCCGTTCACCTACCCGTCGGATCCGCGCGTCAACATCAACGATCGCGCGCGTGATGAGCACTTCGGTCAACTTGTCACCGTCGGCGCCAACCGAATCCTCGTGGCGTCCAGCCAGGATCCCGATACCTTCTACTTCTTCCACTTCAATGCTGCGAATGGCTACATCGCAATACCGGACGCCGCGCTTCCCGGTACGGCGTTCAATACGTCCGCACCGGTCAGGGACGGATTCTGCATCGACAGCAAGGGGGGCGTGTGGGCCGGTCTGGCCAGGACCGGTTACATCTACCACTACCCGCTGACCGGCTTCGACGCCAGCGGCAAGCCGACATGGGGACCCGGTATCCCCATCCGCGTTCCCAACAGCATCCAGCCGCTGACGCGCATCGTCTACCTCGCGGACAGCGACACCATGATTCTCGGCCAGGGCATCGTCGGGAGTACGGACTGGACGTCGATCGGCACGCGGATCGAGGTGTATCACGGCTGGAGCGCGGGCAACACCACGTCACCCAATCCGGTGATCAACCTCACCCACGCCGGCGCCAAGTCGATTGACGCGGCCGGCAACTATCTCTTCGTCGGCTACTGGTTCAGCAGCAGCGGGCAAGCCAGGCCGAACATCGACGCCTTCAACCTCGTTACAGGCAATCTCGACGCCACGCTGGTCAACACCAGTAACGGTACCGTGGACGCCAGCAGCGCCCTTGATTCGATGTACGGCATCAGGGCATACCTTCGATCGACGGGCGAGTATGTGGTCACGAAGAACAACGTCAAGGGCTCCAGCATCACCGTTTATCGCTGGACGCCCTGA
- a CDS encoding methyl-accepting chemotaxis protein, giving the protein MRNVSVRNSLLAVFLIFAAMILLGGVIGITTLSRANSNLARIHQIATQEILVNDGYKDSTRTRAALTRAYSALKERNDEATRDSALKSAETTLNRAATETESFRNAVAFRGQDDELKRQLIEASLNLAAILKKAADALRAGDTNAYATINDRDITAAGVAYSANVEKFQTMANTLSNDAIAQVDREYTWVVSLVVFGVGGALALIVATHFALRRIVTAPLKDAADLLDRIAANDLTARIPAASGNEIGQLFAAMQRMQRGLSQTVANVRNSCEAIYSGAREIAAGNLDLSSRTEQQSAALEETAASMEQLTSTVKQNADNAQQASRQASNAADVAQGGGEVVERAIQTMNAISQSSRRIAEITGMIDSIAFQTNILALNAAVESARAGEQGRGFAVVANEVRSLALRSADAAREIKALIGASVEDVANGNSLVAQAGQSMKDIVGAVRSVATIMNEIKAATIEQSAGIEQVGQAVTQMDQVTQQNAALVEQAAAAASALEQQAQSMTDAVSAFRLTSE; this is encoded by the coding sequence ATGCGAAACGTATCGGTTCGAAATAGTCTCCTGGCTGTTTTCCTGATCTTTGCCGCGATGATTTTGCTGGGCGGGGTGATCGGCATCACCACGCTCAGTCGTGCGAACAGCAATCTCGCGCGCATCCATCAGATTGCGACGCAGGAAATTCTCGTCAATGACGGATACAAGGATTCCACACGTACCCGCGCCGCGCTGACGCGAGCCTACTCCGCCCTGAAAGAGCGCAACGACGAGGCGACGCGCGACTCGGCGTTGAAAAGCGCCGAGACTACACTGAACCGCGCGGCCACGGAAACGGAGTCGTTTCGTAACGCGGTCGCATTTCGCGGTCAGGACGACGAGTTGAAGCGGCAGTTGATCGAAGCGTCGCTCAATCTCGCGGCGATCCTGAAGAAAGCCGCCGACGCCCTGCGTGCCGGCGATACGAACGCCTACGCCACGATCAACGATCGCGACATTACGGCGGCGGGCGTAGCGTATTCGGCGAACGTCGAGAAATTCCAGACCATGGCGAACACGCTGTCGAACGACGCCATCGCGCAGGTCGATCGCGAATACACGTGGGTCGTCAGTCTCGTCGTTTTTGGGGTGGGCGGCGCGCTTGCGCTGATCGTCGCCACGCATTTCGCGCTGCGGCGCATCGTGACGGCTCCGCTGAAGGACGCCGCAGACCTGCTCGATCGAATTGCGGCGAACGATCTGACGGCGCGCATTCCCGCGGCGAGCGGCAATGAGATCGGTCAGCTATTCGCGGCGATGCAGCGGATGCAGCGTGGTTTGTCTCAGACCGTGGCGAACGTGCGCAATAGTTGCGAGGCGATTTACAGCGGGGCGCGGGAGATCGCTGCGGGCAACCTCGATCTGTCGAGCCGCACGGAGCAGCAGTCTGCAGCGCTGGAAGAAACCGCGGCCAGCATGGAACAACTGACGTCGACCGTCAAACAGAATGCGGACAACGCACAGCAGGCAAGTAGACAGGCTTCGAACGCGGCGGATGTCGCGCAGGGTGGCGGCGAAGTCGTGGAGCGCGCCATCCAGACGATGAATGCAATCAGCCAAAGCTCTCGCAGGATCGCCGAGATCACCGGGATGATCGACAGTATCGCGTTTCAGACCAATATCCTCGCGTTGAATGCAGCGGTCGAGTCGGCGCGGGCGGGCGAGCAGGGACGTGGCTTCGCCGTGGTCGCAAACGAGGTGCGCAGTCTCGCGCTGCGCAGCGCGGATGCCGCGCGCGAGATCAAGGCCTTGATCGGCGCGTCGGTCGAGGACGTCGCGAACGGTAATAGTCTTGTCGCCCAGGCGGGGCAGTCGATGAAGGACATTGTCGGTGCGGTGCGCAGCGTGGCCACCATCATGAATGAAATCAAGGCAGCGACGATCGAGCAGAGCGCCGGCATCGAACAGGTCGGGCAGGCGGTGACGCAAATGGACCAGGTCACCCAGCAGAATGCCGCGCTCGTCGAACAGGCCGCCGCTGCCGCGAGCGCGCTTGAGCAGCAGGCGCAGTCAATGACGGATGCTGTCTCGGCATTTCGTCTCACCAGTGAGTAG
- a CDS encoding beta-propeller fold lactonase family protein yields MLAGAAVSCISQAATYAYVSNADSQDISVFSLDKSNGSLAAVETVAVGGTVMPMTFSPDHLRLYAGLRSKPYRVVSFAVNPLDGRLIELGKAPLAESMAYVSTDATGRYLFSASYGGNLLAVNRIGADGVVGEVRQTVNTGPMAHAIRSAPDNRYVFASVLGSDAWLRLKFDASNGQLTEDATPAYSLPPKSGPRHFLFSADHRFTYLIDELDGKLHVLAFDGARDTVKPVQTVSILPPNFSGDKPWGADIHLTPDGRFLYASERTSSTLAAYKVNAASGELTRIGTYQTEKQPRGFNIDPTGKYLLAVGQLSTNLSAYRIDHMTGALSAIGQYPVGKGANWVEIVEFDGTNTH; encoded by the coding sequence ATGTTGGCTGGAGCCGCCGTGTCTTGCATCTCGCAGGCCGCAACGTACGCATACGTATCGAATGCAGATAGCCAGGATATCTCGGTTTTCAGCCTCGACAAATCGAATGGCTCGCTTGCGGCAGTGGAGACTGTGGCTGTTGGCGGGACGGTGATGCCGATGACGTTTTCGCCCGACCATCTCCGGCTTTACGCCGGGCTGCGCTCGAAGCCGTATCGCGTTGTGAGCTTCGCGGTCAATCCGCTCGACGGCCGGCTGATCGAACTCGGCAAGGCGCCGCTCGCAGAGAGCATGGCGTATGTCTCGACTGACGCGACCGGCCGCTACCTGTTTTCCGCGTCATACGGTGGCAACCTTCTGGCGGTGAACCGGATCGGCGCTGATGGTGTGGTCGGCGAAGTGCGGCAGACTGTCAACACCGGCCCCATGGCGCACGCGATCCGGAGTGCCCCCGATAACCGCTACGTGTTCGCGTCGGTACTCGGCTCAGATGCCTGGCTGCGTCTCAAGTTCGACGCATCGAACGGGCAGTTGACCGAGGACGCTACGCCTGCGTATTCGTTGCCGCCAAAATCGGGGCCGCGCCATTTCCTCTTCTCTGCGGATCATCGCTTTACCTACCTGATCGATGAGCTTGACGGCAAGCTCCACGTGCTTGCCTTCGATGGCGCCCGCGACACCGTCAAGCCGGTTCAGACGGTCTCCATCCTGCCGCCCAATTTCTCGGGCGACAAGCCATGGGGTGCGGATATCCACCTGACCCCGGACGGGCGTTTCCTGTATGCATCAGAGCGCACGTCGAGCACGCTCGCGGCGTACAAGGTCAACGCGGCATCGGGTGAGCTGACGCGCATCGGGACGTACCAGACTGAAAAACAACCGCGTGGATTCAATATCGATCCGACGGGCAAGTATTTGCTGGCAGTGGGCCAGTTGTCGACGAACCTGAGCGCTTACCGCATCGACCATATGACGGGCGCATTGAGTGCGATTGGGCAGTATCCGGTAGGTAAGGGGGCGAACTGGGTCGAAATCGTCGAGTTTGACGGAACAAACACCCATTGA
- a CDS encoding HPP family protein yields MSRSALIRWFSSFAPGPLAVRWPERLRSCLGALLGIAFTGGTMHVLLGPAANIPLLVAPMGASAVLLFAVPASPLAQPWSIIGGNIVSATVGVACAGWIADPVGASALAVALAICAMFALRCVHPPSGAVALTAVLGGPAVHALGYRFVAEPIAIQSATLLCAAIVYHAATGHRYPHVAHQSSGKGAAASATASNEGFTRADLEAVLSRRGELLDIDTDDLEFLLRDVQLQAYARTFNELTCADIMSRSLVAVSAVTRASAAWSLLKQRRIKALPVTDEKQHVIGIVTRADLVDKRAFSKGAGLSSPMQRWLRRSITPAPLVGALMNVDVRTVDATTPIVELVPVFATYGHHHIPVLDSNRRLAGMITQADLIAGLYRQAYAQQQRAA; encoded by the coding sequence TTGTCCCGATCCGCTCTCATCCGCTGGTTTTCCAGCTTTGCCCCCGGCCCCCTCGCTGTCCGATGGCCGGAACGCCTGAGATCGTGTCTCGGCGCGTTGCTTGGAATTGCGTTCACCGGCGGGACAATGCACGTCCTTCTCGGACCGGCAGCAAACATTCCGCTCCTCGTTGCTCCAATGGGCGCTTCGGCCGTGCTGCTGTTCGCGGTTCCTGCCAGTCCGCTTGCGCAACCGTGGTCCATCATCGGCGGCAATATCGTCTCTGCTACGGTCGGCGTTGCCTGTGCAGGCTGGATCGCCGATCCGGTGGGCGCCTCCGCTTTGGCCGTCGCGCTGGCGATATGTGCGATGTTTGCGCTGCGCTGTGTTCACCCCCCGTCGGGTGCGGTCGCCCTGACCGCGGTCCTTGGCGGTCCGGCCGTTCACGCTCTGGGCTATCGCTTTGTGGCCGAACCGATTGCGATCCAGTCGGCGACGCTTCTGTGCGCTGCCATCGTCTATCACGCTGCTACCGGGCATCGATACCCGCACGTCGCCCACCAGAGTTCTGGCAAAGGAGCGGCAGCGTCGGCTACGGCGTCGAACGAAGGTTTCACACGCGCGGACCTCGAGGCGGTGCTGAGCCGGCGCGGGGAATTGCTCGATATTGACACGGACGATCTGGAATTCCTGTTGCGCGATGTTCAGTTGCAGGCCTACGCCCGCACGTTCAATGAACTAACCTGCGCGGACATCATGTCGCGCTCCCTGGTCGCTGTGTCGGCAGTCACAAGAGCTTCCGCCGCATGGAGTCTGCTGAAACAGCGCCGAATCAAGGCACTCCCGGTCACTGACGAGAAGCAGCACGTTATCGGCATCGTGACCCGCGCCGACCTTGTCGACAAACGGGCGTTCAGCAAAGGGGCCGGTCTGTCGTCCCCCATGCAACGCTGGCTCCGGCGCAGTATCACCCCGGCGCCGCTTGTCGGCGCCCTGATGAACGTCGACGTTCGTACAGTCGACGCGACGACGCCGATCGTCGAGCTGGTGCCGGTGTTCGCGACCTACGGGCACCACCATATCCCGGTTCTGGACTCGAATCGGCGGCTTGCCGGAATGATCACGCAGGCCGACCTCATCGCGGGGCTGTATCGCCAGGCTTACGCCCAGCAGCAGCGCGCGGCATAG
- a CDS encoding MarR family transcriptional regulator: MKTLARGLTKADFEQLSEFRYQMRRFERFSEQAAQGEGITPLQYLLLLHIKGYPERDWATVGELAERLQSQHHGVVALVSRCEALDLVRRKISDTDRRQVEVHLLKAGEQVLARLAEMHRAELKSLEGAFNVPRIDF, translated from the coding sequence ATGAAAACACTCGCTCGCGGCTTGACCAAGGCGGACTTTGAGCAGCTATCCGAGTTCCGCTATCAGATGCGGCGCTTTGAGCGCTTTTCCGAACAGGCCGCTCAGGGCGAAGGCATTACGCCGTTGCAGTATCTGCTGCTTCTGCACATCAAAGGCTATCCGGAGCGCGACTGGGCGACCGTCGGCGAACTTGCCGAGCGGCTCCAGTCGCAGCACCACGGCGTGGTCGCGCTCGTGTCGCGCTGCGAGGCACTCGATCTCGTCCGGCGCAAGATCAGTGATACGGATCGCCGCCAGGTCGAGGTTCATTTGCTGAAAGCGGGCGAACAGGTACTCGCGCGCCTCGCCGAGATGCATCGCGCCGAATTGAAGTCGCTCGAAGGCGCCTTTAATGTTCCACGGATTGATTTTTGA